The Verrucomicrobium spinosum DSM 4136 = JCM 18804 genome includes a region encoding these proteins:
- a CDS encoding helix-turn-helix transcriptional regulator, with protein MSEELVRKLKAARERLSLTQKQMAEQLGTPLPTYIAWENDQRTPRGFTLKALLETLERMK; from the coding sequence ATGTCAGAAGAGCTAGTTCGCAAGCTCAAGGCGGCAAGGGAACGCCTGAGCCTCACGCAAAAGCAAATGGCCGAACAACTCGGCACTCCGCTTCCAACGTACATTGCGTGGGAAAACGACCAGCGCACACCCCGCGGGTTCACCCTGAAAGCCCTGCTGGAGACGCTGGAAAGAATGAAGTGA
- the rpsP gene encoding 30S ribosomal protein S16: MVVIRLRREGTKNRPFYRIVAADQRFRRDGRFLEILGTYDPLKGKDNAEVDVEKANAWIAKGAQPTETVRSILKKAVAAAPKA, translated from the coding sequence ATGGTTGTCATCCGACTCCGCCGCGAAGGCACGAAAAACCGCCCGTTTTACCGCATTGTGGCCGCTGATCAGCGGTTCCGTCGTGATGGCCGCTTCCTTGAAATCCTTGGGACGTATGACCCGCTCAAGGGCAAGGACAACGCTGAAGTGGACGTGGAGAAGGCCAACGCCTGGATCGCCAAAGGTGCTCAGCCCACGGAAACCGTGCGCAGCATCCTGAAGAAGGCTGTCGCCGCTGCTCCCAAGGCCTAA
- a CDS encoding helix-turn-helix domain-containing protein, protein MTKTTEAHADDITMLTKAQLAKRWLCSTMKVQRMMRSGLLPYIQLGRSIRFDLVDIKRVEANGRVNVPR, encoded by the coding sequence ATGACCAAGACGACTGAAGCCCATGCCGACGACATCACGATGCTCACCAAGGCGCAGCTGGCCAAGCGTTGGCTATGCTCGACGATGAAGGTGCAGCGCATGATGCGAAGCGGGTTGCTGCCTTACATTCAGCTTGGGCGGTCCATCCGCTTTGATCTTGTGGACATCAAGCGTGTTGAGGCTAATGGCCGGGTGAACGTCCCCAGGTAG
- a CDS encoding S49 family peptidase, which yields MHAYPRLAAKLFRSPLLLDAGVRWSFETALLARMGAAVAQSSALEGKAPDSRTADIYGTFQNVAIIRIDGVIDKRLAALEAECFGGVDLEVIDEALQQAEHDRAVTHVVLDIHSPGGGVTGTPETAARIARLAQTKEVHAFVNCQACSAAYWLASQADVIAAAPSSCIGSIGVYMALLDETRALEMEGYTVNLIKAGKHKAMGASFQKLTDEERAIFQGQVDSIYADFKKAVTASRRIADSTMQGQSFDGKTALKLGLVDVLTSDSLEEYAGRLLH from the coding sequence ATGCACGCTTACCCTCGCCTTGCCGCAAAGCTCTTTCGTTCACCGCTTCTCCTCGACGCCGGTGTGAGGTGGAGTTTTGAAACTGCCTTGCTGGCGCGCATGGGTGCCGCTGTGGCGCAGTCGTCTGCCTTGGAGGGGAAGGCCCCTGACTCCAGGACTGCCGACATCTACGGCACCTTCCAGAATGTGGCCATCATCCGGATTGACGGGGTGATTGACAAACGCCTGGCTGCCTTGGAGGCCGAGTGCTTTGGGGGCGTGGATCTCGAAGTGATCGACGAAGCGTTGCAGCAGGCGGAGCACGACCGCGCTGTCACGCATGTTGTTCTCGACATCCATTCTCCCGGTGGCGGGGTCACTGGCACACCGGAGACTGCTGCCCGCATCGCCCGACTCGCCCAGACCAAGGAGGTTCACGCCTTCGTGAACTGCCAGGCTTGCAGCGCAGCTTACTGGCTCGCCTCACAGGCTGATGTGATCGCCGCCGCGCCATCCTCCTGTATCGGCTCCATCGGCGTGTACATGGCCCTGCTCGATGAGACGCGCGCCCTTGAGATGGAGGGTTACACTGTGAACCTCATCAAGGCCGGGAAACACAAGGCGATGGGTGCCAGCTTCCAGAAGCTCACCGATGAAGAGCGCGCCATCTTCCAAGGCCAGGTTGACTCCATCTATGCCGACTTCAAGAAGGCCGTCACCGCCTCCCGCCGCATCGCAGACTCCACCATGCAGGGCCAGAGCTTCGACGGCAAGACGGCGCTCAAGCTCGGGCTGGTGGATGTGCTCACCTCGGACAGCCTGGAGGAGTATGCAGGCAGGCTTCTGCACTGA